Proteins found in one Nitrosopumilus maritimus SCM1 genomic segment:
- a CDS encoding menaquinone biosynthesis decarboxylase: protein MPIEDIQEFISELEKNGELKRVKTQVDSNLEIAEIMRREMYSNGPAILFEDVKDYDMPVLGNAFGSMKRLEIGLEMTDFTEIGQRIADMTKMDVPSGLLNKIKKLPELSKMTASFPKSEVSGPVTETTSTDASFDDLPILKSWPNDAGRFITLGLVATKHPETGVRNLGVYRMQIVDKTHALMHWQKHKRGAHHGDISKDKGEKIPTAIIIGGEPATVFSSIAPVPEGLDKYLFAGITRKEGIKTVKCKTIDLDVPANAEIVLEGYVDPADIRDEGPFGDHTGYYTPVEPYPTFTLTGIMRRKNPIYVTTVVGKPILEDAYIGKVIERSFLPLIQMFHPEVVDFSMPAAGWFQGFAIISIKKRYPGQAKKVMMGLWGMGQLSLTKMFVVVDEDINVHDINDVIWAITTRADAARDTTIINNAPTDTLDPASPLVNLGSKMGIDATQKTKEEGYEREIQQQVKVDEETKNLVDSKWSDYGL, encoded by the coding sequence GTGCCAATAGAAGACATTCAAGAGTTTATCTCAGAACTTGAAAAAAATGGAGAATTAAAGAGAGTCAAGACACAAGTGGACTCTAATTTAGAAATTGCAGAAATCATGAGAAGAGAGATGTATTCAAACGGACCTGCAATTCTTTTTGAAGATGTAAAAGATTACGATATGCCAGTTTTAGGAAATGCGTTTGGTTCTATGAAAAGATTAGAGATAGGACTTGAAATGACAGACTTTACTGAAATCGGACAACGCATTGCAGATATGACAAAGATGGATGTGCCATCAGGTTTGTTAAACAAAATAAAAAAACTTCCAGAACTCTCAAAGATGACTGCATCGTTTCCTAAATCAGAAGTTAGTGGACCAGTAACTGAAACTACATCTACTGATGCATCATTTGATGATTTGCCAATTTTGAAATCTTGGCCAAATGATGCAGGACGATTCATCACATTAGGACTGGTTGCAACAAAGCATCCAGAAACAGGAGTTAGGAATCTTGGAGTATATAGAATGCAGATTGTAGACAAGACACATGCATTAATGCATTGGCAAAAACACAAGAGAGGAGCTCATCACGGAGATATTTCAAAAGACAAGGGAGAGAAAATTCCAACTGCAATAATTATTGGTGGAGAACCTGCAACAGTATTTTCATCAATTGCTCCAGTGCCAGAAGGACTAGACAAATACTTGTTTGCAGGAATTACACGAAAAGAAGGTATCAAAACTGTAAAATGCAAAACAATTGATTTGGATGTTCCAGCAAATGCAGAAATTGTTTTGGAAGGATACGTAGATCCAGCAGACATCAGAGATGAAGGACCATTTGGAGATCATACAGGATACTATACACCAGTTGAACCATATCCAACTTTCACACTAACAGGAATTATGAGAAGAAAGAATCCAATCTATGTTACAACAGTAGTTGGAAAACCAATTCTAGAGGATGCATATATTGGAAAAGTAATCGAACGCTCATTCTTACCACTAATTCAGATGTTCCATCCAGAAGTAGTTGATTTCAGTATGCCAGCTGCTGGTTGGTTCCAAGGATTTGCAATAATTTCAATCAAAAAGAGATACCCAGGTCAAGCAAAAAAAGTGATGATGGGATTATGGGGAATGGGGCAGTTATCACTAACAAAGATGTTTGTAGTAGTTGATGAAGACATCAATGTTCATGACATCAATGATGTGATTTGGGCAATTACAACAAGAGCAGATGCAGCAAGAGACACTACAATAATCAATAATGCTCCAACAGATACACTGGATCCAGCATCACCACTTGTCAATCTAGGTTCTAAGATGGGAATTGATGCAACACAGAAAACAAAAGAAGAAGGATATGAAAGAGAGATTCAACAACAAGTAAAAGTTGATGAAGAAACAAAAAATCTAGTTGATTCTAAATGGTCTGATTATGGACTATGA
- the mqnC gene encoding cyclic dehypoxanthinyl futalosine synthase gives MSQTTEQLEKSDIKDILENSLNGKRPGPEDCMRLLESDDVHLMGLVSGHLTRKQFGKKASFVNNIILNYTNVCITDCKFCAFYRSPGADDSYTLTLEQIESRVKTAWDMFKIRQVLIQGGHNPNLKIEYYEDAFRMIREKFPKVGVHGLSTSEIDMIARVEKSSTKEILSRLKDAGLQSMPGAGAEILTDSVKEIISPKKISSDAWIRIMNEAHSLGIPSSATMMYGHVENKNDIVEHFFKLVKLQEKTKGFMAFIPWNFEPNNTLMHEEGLVEYGTGGIQLLKMIAISRLIFDGLIPHIQSSWLTNGIGMAQLALQYGADDFGGTLIGEEVVSCTGARSTELTDKIIMDAIHQIGYSVEERDNFYNPISVS, from the coding sequence TTGAGTCAGACAACAGAACAATTAGAAAAAAGTGACATTAAAGATATTTTAGAAAATTCTCTTAATGGAAAAAGACCTGGTCCTGAAGACTGTATGAGATTGTTGGAGTCTGATGATGTTCATCTAATGGGACTTGTATCTGGCCATTTGACAAGAAAGCAATTTGGAAAGAAAGCATCTTTTGTCAATAATATTATTTTGAATTACACCAATGTCTGTATTACTGACTGTAAGTTTTGTGCATTTTACAGATCACCTGGTGCTGATGATTCTTACACTTTAACTTTGGAACAAATTGAATCACGTGTAAAAACCGCATGGGACATGTTTAAGATCCGACAGGTCTTGATTCAAGGTGGTCATAACCCAAATCTGAAAATTGAATACTATGAAGATGCATTTAGAATGATTAGGGAGAAATTCCCTAAAGTTGGTGTACATGGATTGTCAACATCAGAAATTGACATGATTGCAAGAGTTGAAAAATCCTCAACAAAAGAAATTTTATCACGACTCAAAGACGCAGGTTTACAATCAATGCCTGGTGCAGGAGCTGAAATCTTGACTGACTCTGTTAAAGAAATCATTAGTCCAAAGAAAATCTCTAGTGATGCTTGGATTAGAATCATGAATGAAGCTCATTCACTTGGAATTCCATCTTCTGCAACAATGATGTACGGACATGTGGAAAACAAAAATGACATTGTTGAACACTTTTTCAAACTTGTAAAATTACAAGAAAAAACCAAAGGATTCATGGCATTTATCCCTTGGAACTTTGAGCCAAACAATACTTTGATGCATGAAGAGGGATTAGTTGAATATGGTACTGGTGGAATTCAACTCTTGAAAATGATTGCAATCTCTAGATTAATCTTTGATGGACTTATACCTCACATACAATCCTCATGGCTGACAAATGGTATCGGTATGGCACAACTAGCTTTACAGTATGGCGCTGATGACTTTGGTGGTACTCTAATTGGAGAAGAAGTAGTTTCATGTACTGGCGCACGCTCAACTGAACTTACTGATAAAATAATCATGGATGCAATTCATCAAATTGGTTATTCAGTTGAAGAGAGAGATAATTTCTATAATCCTATTTCTGTATCATAG
- a CDS encoding hotdog fold domain-containing protein, with translation METHLEVKLRVRISANDVHYAGNLLDGAHIMKLFGDVATELTIRLDGDEGLLRAYENVEFLEPVYGGDFLEVVGKIIKVGNSSRKIIFEAFKIISSSNDPNQESACDLLESPILVAKAVGTSVVTKNKQRRKIQEMQ, from the coding sequence GTGGAAACTCATCTCGAAGTAAAATTACGTGTACGCATTAGTGCAAATGATGTTCATTATGCAGGGAATCTGCTAGATGGCGCTCACATAATGAAGCTTTTTGGAGATGTTGCAACAGAATTGACAATTCGTCTTGATGGAGACGAAGGACTTCTAAGAGCATACGAAAATGTTGAATTCCTTGAACCAGTATATGGAGGAGATTTTTTAGAAGTTGTAGGGAAGATTATCAAAGTTGGTAATAGTAGTAGAAAAATAATTTTTGAGGCATTTAAGATAATTTCTTCATCCAATGATCCAAATCAAGAATCAGCTTGTGATTTGCTAGAATCTCCAATTCTAGTAGCAAAAGCTGTTGGAACTTCAGTTGTTACAAAAAACAAGCAGCGAAGAAAAATACAAGAGATGCAATAA
- a CDS encoding DNA-3-methyladenine glycosylase I: MKRCKWATEEPNITYHDKEWGRPQHNDQKLFEFLVLEGAQAGLSWVTILKRRNGYKKAFSDFDVLKVSKYSEKRILKLLQDESIIRNKLKINSAVNNAKQFLKIQEEFGSFDKYLWSFVNGKPIKNKFKKLSDLPASTEISEKLSKDLKKHGFSFVGPTICYALMQAIGMVNDHTTECFLHGK; this comes from the coding sequence ATGAAGCGATGCAAATGGGCTACAGAGGAGCCAAACATAACCTATCATGATAAAGAATGGGGAAGACCTCAACATAATGATCAAAAATTATTTGAATTTTTAGTCCTGGAGGGTGCTCAGGCTGGTCTTTCATGGGTAACTATTCTCAAGCGTCGAAATGGCTACAAAAAAGCATTTTCTGATTTTGATGTCCTCAAAGTTTCAAAATATTCTGAAAAACGAATATTGAAATTATTGCAAGACGAATCCATAATTCGAAACAAACTCAAAATCAATTCTGCAGTAAATAATGCAAAACAATTTCTCAAAATCCAAGAAGAATTTGGTTCTTTTGACAAATATCTCTGGAGTTTTGTAAATGGAAAACCAATCAAAAATAAATTCAAAAAATTATCTGATTTACCTGCATCAACTGAAATATCTGAAAAGCTTAGCAAAGACCTCAAAAAACATGGATTTAGTTTTGTTGGACCTACAATATGTTATGCATTAATGCAGGCAATAGGAATGGTCAATGATCATACAACTGAGTGTTTTTTGCATGGAAAATGA
- a CDS encoding class I SAM-dependent methyltransferase — protein sequence MYGDAWDDMSSEYDNCVENNPNSVISNFIDKEIKIISNLCKNFIHPEKKYTIIDLGCGTGRVLFSLYNILGDSISYWGLDASEPMIKLSKTKQSQLNLKNISFQNYDVTDTKIDELFDDDTIKIPMCVYNTVGVIPISKREQFFDNMNRLAGKDGFVLLSAFNGDDFAFASPQIYHPMKSMVKQIDTDSFDEEKLAFRNSLGYYSQWFKKTQLQQFLKSDVDPIPIEVPIDDVSRILGHVFVDRFIEN from the coding sequence ATGTATGGTGATGCATGGGATGACATGTCTTCTGAATATGATAATTGCGTAGAAAATAACCCTAATTCTGTCATTTCCAATTTTATCGATAAAGAAATTAAAATCATTTCTAATCTTTGCAAAAATTTTATTCACCCTGAAAAAAAATACACCATAATTGATCTTGGCTGTGGGACTGGTAGAGTATTATTTTCTTTGTACAATATTTTAGGAGATTCTATATCTTACTGGGGTCTTGATGCATCAGAACCAATGATCAAACTATCAAAAACAAAACAATCTCAGTTGAATTTGAAAAACATCTCCTTTCAAAACTATGATGTCACTGATACCAAAATAGATGAATTATTTGATGATGATACTATCAAAATCCCAATGTGTGTTTACAATACTGTAGGTGTCATTCCAATTTCAAAAAGAGAACAATTTTTTGATAATATGAACAGACTAGCAGGAAAAGATGGATTTGTGTTGTTGTCTGCATTTAATGGCGATGATTTTGCATTTGCATCTCCACAAATCTATCATCCAATGAAAAGTATGGTAAAACAAATTGATACAGATTCATTTGATGAAGAAAAATTGGCATTTAGAAACAGTCTTGGATATTATAGTCAGTGGTTCAAAAAAACACAACTTCAACAATTTTTAAAATCTGATGTAGATCCTATCCCAATTGAAGTTCCGATTGATGATGTATCTAGAATCCTTGGCCATGTATTTGTTGATAGATTCATAGAAAATTGA
- a CDS encoding ABC transporter substrate-binding protein, producing MSFTLVDVYGQSDNEQSSEIVSCTEGYELVSKPSGDSSICVKSSSLENFLDRGYTLATSTQENLRVGLLFSTSGDASTYGLESQHAALIAIDDFNEYLKYIENEQIILVPEIVSLKIDPEHTLEQVKRMHLDGVDVFIGPDTSAELEFMKSYVDSEGLLVISTSSTAPSLAIEDNIFRLVPDDTHQTRLLALLAESAGSPTVFLLVRDDTWGNDFASAIEEYYSGNVSIIHYDPVSPLYEQTLQQLSESITAEITASEITTSDFRVGMIGFGESAEFLSRATQFDILDDVIWFGTDFTANEKKITENEKAVEFAQNVSFKALQFSADIESTAYQEIETKLFGKLGYLPDIYAFTAYDAVWILGLSMLDAASTNPNDLALEIPSTITSYNGALGNLELNDAGDLVSDNYAVWSIVDGAWYKGNYAKNMESGIIELVETDLEELATDETILEKSAPPADDEIPIAQPSTIDDEIPITQPSTAYDEQSILVNLLIALIIVVSAIAGFAIWKLRTLSIKLKNFIHTQKIEPTPEPEPTPEPEPTPEPEPTPEPEPTPEPEPTPEPEPTPEPEPTPEPEPTPEPEPTPEPEPTPEPEPTPEPEPTPEPEPTPEPEPTPEPEPTPEPEPTPEPEPTPEPEPTPEPEPTPEPEPTPEPEPTPEPEPTPEPEPVEPKDSVRLLSSKEILQKCIQTHSSLMTDKEIDFSDSSIKNVKFVSNEKPILEIFSNLIRASHHLVGSYGQIEIGVNDDEDITFFVKDNGNGISKEEQEKVFEQNDGPLGLMGTKELVQDMGGKIWIESVSFLGTTFYFSIPVHPNS from the coding sequence ATGTCTTTTACTCTTGTTGATGTATATGGGCAATCTGATAATGAACAATCTTCTGAAATAGTTAGCTGTACTGAAGGTTATGAACTAGTTTCCAAACCTTCTGGTGATTCTTCGATATGTGTGAAATCCTCAAGTCTTGAGAATTTTCTTGATAGAGGATACACACTTGCTACTTCAACACAAGAGAATCTACGTGTTGGATTGTTATTTTCAACCTCTGGTGATGCCTCAACATATGGACTTGAAAGTCAACATGCTGCACTAATTGCTATTGATGATTTCAATGAATATTTGAAATACATTGAAAATGAGCAAATAATCTTAGTTCCTGAGATAGTTTCTCTCAAAATTGATCCTGAACATACTCTGGAACAAGTAAAAAGAATGCATCTTGATGGAGTAGATGTTTTCATTGGACCTGACACAAGTGCAGAACTTGAATTTATGAAATCTTATGTTGATTCTGAGGGATTATTGGTTATTAGCACATCTTCAACTGCACCATCTTTGGCAATCGAAGATAATATTTTCCGACTTGTTCCTGATGACACACATCAGACTCGATTACTTGCCCTTCTTGCAGAATCTGCCGGCAGTCCTACTGTGTTTCTTTTAGTTCGTGATGATACATGGGGTAATGATTTTGCAAGTGCAATTGAAGAATATTATTCAGGAAATGTTTCTATAATACATTATGATCCTGTGTCTCCTCTCTATGAACAAACTTTACAACAATTATCTGAATCAATTACCGCAGAGATAACTGCCTCAGAAATAACTACCTCCGATTTTAGAGTTGGTATGATTGGCTTTGGTGAATCTGCTGAATTTTTATCTCGCGCAACTCAATTTGATATACTTGATGATGTGATATGGTTTGGAACTGATTTTACTGCAAATGAGAAAAAAATAACTGAAAATGAAAAAGCCGTTGAATTTGCACAAAATGTTTCATTTAAAGCGCTTCAGTTTTCAGCTGATATTGAAAGTACTGCTTATCAAGAAATTGAAACAAAACTTTTTGGAAAATTAGGATACTTACCAGACATTTATGCATTTACTGCATATGATGCTGTATGGATATTGGGCTTGAGTATGTTAGATGCAGCAAGCACTAATCCAAATGATTTAGCATTAGAAATTCCATCTACTATCACTTCTTACAATGGCGCTCTGGGAAATTTGGAATTAAACGACGCTGGTGATTTAGTCTCTGATAATTATGCTGTTTGGTCTATTGTGGATGGTGCTTGGTACAAAGGCAATTATGCAAAAAATATGGAATCTGGGATAATAGAACTTGTTGAAACTGATTTAGAAGAATTGGCTACTGACGAAACTATTTTGGAAAAATCCGCCCCTCCTGCAGATGATGAGATTCCTATAGCACAACCTTCTACTATAGATGATGAGATTCCTATAACACAACCATCTACTGCATATGACGAACAATCTATTCTTGTAAACTTGTTAATTGCATTGATTATTGTGGTATCTGCAATTGCGGGATTTGCCATTTGGAAACTTCGAACTCTATCAATAAAGTTGAAGAACTTTATTCATACGCAAAAAATTGAACCAACACCAGAACCCGAACCAACACCAGAACCTGAACCAACACCAGAACCTGAACCAACACCAGAACCTGAACCAACACCAGAACCTGAACCAACACCAGAACCTGAACCAACACCAGAACCTGAACCAACACCAGAACCTGAACCAACACCAGAACCTGAACCAACACCAGAACCTGAACCAACACCAGAACCTGAACCAACACCAGAACCTGAACCAACACCAGAACCTGAACCAACACCAGAACCTGAACCAACACCAGAACCTGAACCAACACCAGAACCTGAACCAACACCAGAACCTGAACCAACACCAGAACCTGAACCAACACCAGAACCTGAACCAACACCAGAACCTGAACCAACACCAGAACCTGAACCAACACCAGAACCTGAACCAACACCAGAACCTGAACCAGTTGAACCCAAAGACTCTGTTAGACTACTGTCTTCTAAGGAAATTCTCCAAAAATGTATTCAAACACATTCATCACTTATGACTGATAAAGAAATTGATTTTTCAGATTCATCAATCAAAAATGTGAAGTTTGTATCTAATGAAAAACCAATTTTAGAAATTTTTTCAAATTTAATTCGTGCTTCTCATCATTTGGTTGGCTCTTATGGTCAAATTGAGATTGGTGTAAATGATGATGAGGACATTACATTTTTTGTTAAAGATAACGGAAATGGAATTTCAAAAGAAGAACAAGAGAAAGTTTTTGAGCAAAATGATGGTCCTTTAGGATTGATGGGAACCAAAGAACTAGTTCAAGATATGGGTGGTAAAATTTGGATTGAAAGTGTTTCTTTCCTAGGAACTACTTTTTATTTTTCAATCCCAGTACATCCTAACTCTTAA
- a CDS encoding cyclic nucleotide-binding/CBS domain-containing protein encodes MVSREDFNSSSIKVQDIMTRALITVNPNTTALQVAKMMEQGGIGAVIVKDGDDLVGIVTDRDYATKIAANNLPFDTTVEKIMSSPLITINQGEPISAAAETMASKKIRKLAVSDNGNITGIITSTDLVNQLAK; translated from the coding sequence ATGGTGAGTCGCGAAGATTTCAATTCTTCATCAATCAAAGTGCAAGACATTATGACACGTGCACTAATTACCGTAAATCCTAACACAACTGCATTGCAGGTGGCAAAAATGATGGAACAAGGAGGAATAGGTGCAGTCATTGTAAAAGATGGTGATGATCTTGTAGGTATTGTTACTGACAGAGATTACGCAACAAAGATTGCTGCAAATAATCTTCCTTTTGACACTACTGTTGAGAAAATAATGTCTTCTCCATTAATCACAATTAATCAAGGAGAGCCAATATCTGCTGCTGCAGAAACAATGGCTAGTAAAAAAATAAGAAAACTTGCAGTATCTGATAATGGTAACATTACTGGAATTATCACTTCTACTGATTTAGTTAATCAACTAGCAAAGTAA
- a CDS encoding trans-sialidase, producing the protein MAAAKKQTKKDLEDKIAELEAKLNSLSSQLSKPAEVKPAETKPAEVKPAETKPAETKPAETKPAETKPAETAKPKPTLPKGMGEKPAEAPKPEEAPKPAETTAQPPATVQDALEAAYYDAPMTDFHQYRAKVTGYSPAPNRYFVRMTAPVGKVPTSDWNQQKASVTGYTACSNQYYATRARLAYHPADKRFGTFSGVNMTVEGVAAQAQQAPTPEPPKPKGTLPKGF; encoded by the coding sequence ATGGCAGCTGCTAAAAAGCAAACTAAAAAAGATCTTGAAGACAAGATTGCCGAATTAGAAGCAAAGCTAAACTCACTTTCATCTCAGCTTTCAAAACCAGCTGAAGTGAAACCTGCTGAGACAAAACCAGCTGAAGTGAAACCTGCTGAGACAAAACCTGCTGAGACAAAACCTGCAGAAACTAAACCAGCTGAGACAAAACCAGCTGAAACTGCAAAACCAAAACCAACCTTGCCAAAAGGTATGGGTGAAAAACCAGCAGAAGCTCCTAAACCCGAGGAAGCTCCAAAACCAGCTGAGACAACCGCACAACCTCCAGCAACAGTACAAGATGCTTTAGAGGCCGCATACTATGATGCTCCAATGACTGACTTCCATCAGTATAGAGCAAAAGTAACAGGTTATTCTCCAGCTCCTAACAGATACTTTGTTAGAATGACTGCTCCTGTTGGTAAAGTTCCAACATCTGATTGGAATCAACAAAAAGCATCAGTCACTGGTTACACAGCATGTTCAAACCAATACTATGCAACAAGAGCAAGATTGGCATATCATCCTGCTGACAAAAGATTTGGAACTTTTAGTGGAGTTAACATGACTGTTGAAGGCGTTGCTGCACAAGCACAACAAGCACCAACACCAGAACCACCAAAACCAAAAGGTACACTTCCAAAAGGTTTCTAA
- a CDS encoding NRAMP family divalent metal transporter — translation MGSKLSHFSKTAGPGILFACTAIGVSHLIQSTRAGADFGLMILGFVVLATVLKYPFFEFGSRYANSTQTSIIDGYKKLGKPALWMYFIITICSMFFVTGAVGFVTAGFFENLFGIDFLEEFTVVILFAICVGILAVGKYNVLDSLIKIIAIVLLVSTVSAFLLALYNGPIEEVSGFAPKELWNLTGIFFLLALMGWMPAPLDLSSWNSLWTLERSKQTSYRPKLKETLLEFRLAYLITGILAVMFVVLGTFIFYGSGEELPNSNSSFAHKVVTLYTQTIGEWSYVVIAASAFSVMFGTIIALFDGYSRSLQRTVELIFSKKEEAIRTKFKTFYVIFLIVLSVGSLIVIFQFAGNLKELVDFATVLSFVVAPVIAIFNFRLVTGKYLPKESQPSTLLRILSFAGIVFLSGFAIFFLAMKFLS, via the coding sequence ATGGGTTCAAAACTTTCTCATTTTTCAAAAACAGCAGGACCTGGAATTTTATTTGCTTGTACTGCCATAGGCGTCTCACACTTAATCCAGTCGACTCGTGCTGGCGCTGATTTTGGTTTAATGATCTTGGGGTTTGTTGTGCTTGCAACTGTGCTCAAATATCCTTTCTTTGAGTTTGGTTCTCGTTATGCAAACTCTACTCAAACAAGTATCATTGATGGATACAAAAAACTTGGAAAGCCAGCACTGTGGATGTATTTTATAATCACAATCTGTTCAATGTTTTTTGTAACTGGTGCAGTAGGATTTGTAACTGCTGGATTTTTCGAGAATTTGTTTGGAATTGATTTTCTTGAAGAGTTCACTGTAGTTATTTTATTTGCAATTTGTGTTGGGATTCTAGCTGTTGGAAAATACAACGTTCTTGATAGTTTGATTAAGATTATTGCAATTGTTTTACTTGTCTCAACTGTTTCAGCCTTTTTGTTAGCATTGTATAATGGTCCAATAGAAGAGGTTTCTGGATTTGCTCCAAAAGAACTTTGGAATTTGACTGGAATCTTTTTCTTATTAGCATTAATGGGTTGGATGCCTGCTCCTCTTGATCTTTCTAGCTGGAATAGTTTATGGACACTTGAAAGATCAAAACAAACTAGTTATCGACCAAAATTAAAAGAAACACTGTTAGAATTCAGATTGGCTTATCTGATAACTGGTATCTTGGCAGTCATGTTTGTTGTATTAGGTACTTTCATTTTCTATGGTTCAGGTGAAGAATTACCAAACAGTAATTCTAGTTTTGCTCACAAAGTTGTAACATTGTATACTCAGACTATTGGTGAGTGGAGTTATGTCGTTATTGCAGCTTCTGCATTTTCTGTAATGTTTGGAACCATAATTGCGTTGTTTGATGGGTATTCTCGTTCCTTACAAAGAACTGTAGAATTGATTTTTTCTAAAAAAGAAGAGGCAATACGTACAAAATTCAAGACATTTTATGTTATTTTTCTGATCGTTCTGTCGGTTGGCTCATTGATTGTGATTTTCCAATTTGCAGGAAATCTAAAAGAATTAGTCGATTTTGCTACCGTTTTGTCTTTTGTAGTCGCGCCAGTTATTGCGATATTTAATTTCAGATTGGTTACTGGAAAGTATCTTCCAAAAGAATCTCAACCTTCAACTCTGTTGAGAATTTTGAGTTTTGCAGGAATTGTATTCCTTAGTGGATTTGCAATATTCTTCTTGGCAATGAAATTCTTATCATAA
- a CDS encoding MIP/aquaporin family protein: protein MVSPRNWLAEAIATFALVFFGPLSVILAAAVFGDGLTIEGIIMISLGHGAAIAFMVYAFGHVSGAHINPAVTIPMMITKKIGIADGIGYIVFQIIGAIIATGTLIALFPEIGKPVFWGAHGGPSELLGGSLMSGLVLEMIMTFFLVVVIFMTAVHKKAPKSVYGAVIGGMVFLLHLVGVPLTGASMNPARSLSPTLLSGDAGLWEVQWLYWVGPIVGGIIAGLIMNYIYVNKAEKEA from the coding sequence ATGGTTAGTCCTAGAAATTGGCTTGCAGAAGCAATTGCCACATTTGCATTGGTCTTCTTTGGTCCTTTATCTGTGATTCTTGCAGCAGCGGTCTTCGGTGATGGATTAACTATTGAAGGAATTATTATGATATCTTTGGGCCACGGTGCTGCAATTGCATTTATGGTATATGCATTTGGACATGTTTCTGGTGCTCACATTAATCCTGCAGTGACTATTCCAATGATGATAACAAAAAAGATTGGAATTGCAGACGGAATTGGATACATTGTATTTCAAATAATTGGTGCAATCATTGCAACTGGTACTCTAATTGCTTTGTTCCCTGAGATTGGAAAACCTGTTTTCTGGGGTGCACATGGCGGACCAAGTGAATTACTTGGTGGCAGCTTGATGTCTGGATTAGTACTTGAAATGATTATGACCTTCTTCTTAGTTGTTGTAATCTTTATGACTGCCGTTCACAAGAAAGCTCCAAAGAGTGTTTATGGCGCTGTAATTGGTGGCATGGTGTTCTTACTTCACTTAGTAGGTGTCCCATTAACTGGTGCATCCATGAACCCAGCAAGATCTTTGTCTCCAACATTACTTTCTGGCGATGCCGGATTATGGGAAGTACAATGGCTCTATTGGGTAGGACCAATCGTCGGTGGTATCATTGCTGGTTTGATAATGAACTACATCTATGTCAATAAAGCCGAAAAAGAAGCATAA
- the bcp gene encoding thioredoxin-dependent thiol peroxidase — MIEEGEKVPKFEVSDSNGNKVKSSDFKGKKHVIYFYPKDFTPGCTTEADEFAKDYKKFQKEGIEIVGVSPDDVDSHKKFCDKMGIKFPLLADVDKEISKSFGVWGLKKFMGREYMGVMRSTFLVDEKGKIFKIYPKVKPAGHSKQVFEDFKNLE, encoded by the coding sequence ATGATTGAAGAAGGAGAAAAGGTTCCAAAATTCGAAGTCAGTGATTCCAATGGAAATAAAGTAAAATCATCAGATTTTAAAGGTAAAAAGCATGTCATCTATTTTTATCCAAAAGATTTCACTCCAGGATGTACAACTGAGGCAGATGAATTTGCAAAAGACTACAAAAAATTTCAAAAGGAAGGAATTGAAATTGTGGGAGTCAGTCCTGACGATGTGGATTCACACAAAAAATTCTGTGACAAAATGGGAATCAAATTTCCACTATTAGCAGATGTGGATAAAGAGATTTCAAAATCATTTGGGGTTTGGGGTTTAAAGAAATTCATGGGTAGAGAGTACATGGGAGTTATGAGAAGCACTTTTCTTGTAGATGAAAAAGGAAAAATTTTCAAAATATATCCCAAAGTAAAACCGGCAGGACATTCCAAACAAGTGTTTGAAGATTTTAAAAATTTAGAATAA
- a CDS encoding carbonic anhydrase — MAEGTFATSVTCMDGRIQLPLAKWIKENYSVDYVDAITEPGVDKKVSDNSDLESIKTKVGISINAHKSELIVVSGHYDCAGNPVSDEEHKSQIKKGVEVISSWNTGAKVIGVWVDDTWNINVL, encoded by the coding sequence ATGGCAGAAGGAACATTTGCAACATCTGTAACTTGTATGGATGGTAGAATACAACTACCTCTTGCAAAATGGATCAAAGAAAATTATTCTGTTGATTATGTTGATGCAATTACAGAACCAGGTGTTGATAAAAAAGTTTCAGACAATTCTGATCTTGAATCCATAAAGACAAAAGTTGGAATTTCAATTAATGCACACAAATCCGAACTAATCGTAGTGTCAGGTCACTATGATTGTGCTGGTAACCCAGTTTCAGATGAAGAACACAAATCCCAAATCAAAAAAGGTGTTGAAGTTATTTCATCTTGGAATACTGGTGCTAAAGTTATCGGTGTTTGGGTTGACGATACTTGGAATATCAACGTGTTATAG